One Pseudomonas syringae CC1557 genomic window, CGGGGAGGGCTGGAGGTGGCGTTTTCCCGCTTCGAGGTCATGCCTGCGATGGGCAAGGATCTGCACGACCTGACCTGAATCACTCTTCAACTGGCACTTGCCGGCCAGTTGAAAAGCGATACCGCTATCCTGCTGAGTGGCGTACATAACGGCGTCAAGGTGCGGTCCGCCAGCTTGTCACCCAACAGGTTGCCGATGAACAGCTCCAGGCCGAGATGAACCTGGTGATGGATGGTTTATGTGCAGGCAGCCCACAGAGCCTGAAGATGAACAGCCCATGATGTGCTCCATCCATCACACGCTATTGCGCACATCGCGCACCTTGGCGTTCACAACACGAGATCGAGCAGTGCTGCCCCAAGCGCCTTGCCATGAGCATCAAGCGCCAGGGAGCGCGTTACTCCGCCGCGCAGGATGCCAGGCAGGACGAAGTTGAGCGCCCCGACGCCTGGCAATTCGTATCGCCTGATCGGTGGCCCATGCGGCTCCAATAGCTGTGCGAAGTGTTCGGTCACGCGCTCCACTGTCAGCCGCTCAGCCAAACGCGGGTAATCGTCGATGTGAAAGGCAATGATGGAGATATTGGAAATATCGCCCTTGTCACCGGTACGCGTATGGGCGATTTCGCGCAATTTGGTGGAGCTCATGCCAAATCCTCCATGTGCACCTGCAATGCAATTTCGTCTCTTGGCAGAAATAGCGATGCCACCGCGACTACCTGGCGGACGGATTTGCTCGCGCCGCCGCCCCCGTATGGACCATTGGTATAGAGGGTTTCGACCTCATTGCCGACGCGCACCGCATCGTTTCTGTCGACGCACCGAGCCGCGACTCTGAGGCGTACCTCCCAGGGCTCTCCTTCGACACGCTTCCCCAGTTCACTTCCATGCAGGGCGTTCATGCCGATCAGTTCAGTTCGGATCTCATCACACTTCACGCCCGTCAGTTTCAGTCGCTTGAGCACAATCTCCTGCGCCAACTGTCCGCGAGCCACTGCGCCGGGGCCGCCATAGGACATTTGTCCTTCGCCTATCCAGCCATCGAGAAATCCTACCGACACCTTCAACGTTTCGGGACGTGCGTGTCCGTCTGCACCCTGAATCCGTACCTGGTCCTTCGCTATT contains:
- a CDS encoding AtuA-related protein, coding for MSSTKLREIAHTRTGDKGDISNISIIAFHIDDYPRLAERLTVERVTEHFAQLLEPHGPPIRRYELPGVGALNFVLPGILRGGVTRSLALDAHGKALGAALLDLVL